TCCGGAGCCCAGAGGGCCCCAGAGTGTGAGTTCTGAGATGTTTGGATCATTAGGTTTCCAAAGACAAGCACCAAAGGTAAACCACCAGGGGTGATATTCCAAACACTGACCAACCGATGAGTCCTGGACCCCGACCAGTCAGAATGGAGACGGGTGTAGACAGCTGGTGCGAGCACTGCCTTCATTATCAGCCCTGCAAACAGCCTGCGGGCAGAGCCCGAGTCCCCTGTGGGACACCAGGCAGGCCAAGGTGGCCGCTTGGGCAGGACAGAGGTGATTTTGGGGGGAACACGCACCAAGGTAAATGGCAGTCCAGACAGGACCTAGGAGACGACTAGCGGCCCCAATGCAGGGACTAGAAACCCGGCCAGCATCAGGAGAACGAAGGGGCTGGAGAAAGACCCAGACTGCTCCAGTCCTCAGCAGACGCCCCGTTCCCATCCCCCACCAGAGAGCCCGGCGTTCTGAAACCGAGGTGGCCTTCGAGTCCCACGAACGTGGCGCCTGCGGGCAAGCACCTGTGGGCACAGCCCCGCCGGGAGAGACGCTCACCGCCGCTCAACACAGACGGTGCCACCTCTTACTCCACAGGAAGCAGAACCAAATATTGCAAACCGAACGTGATTCTTACCCTCCTTCGAAGATTTTGATCCTCGCTGGCTCCCCTCTTTTGGAGGCAGGAGCATCTTCCTCCGGCTTCCCTCGCTTCTCTTCTGACTTCTGCACTCTAGCTAGATCTTTCTGGCCTTCCGGGGAAACCAGCGAAGGGAGGTGAACCTGGCCCACCGCAGAATGACAAAATCACTGCTGTTAAACGGTAGTCATAGAACGGTGCCTTTGATGGCACTGCACGCTTACTCTTAACGTGTGTGTAGCTCACTTACTCTTCCCTCGACCCTGTGCAGATGCGTTAGTAGCTGCAGTtcgcagaaagaaggaaatggatcCCCAGAGAGGTGAAGCCCCTTCTTCAAGGCCACGTGGTTAGTGTCAAAACTGGGACTCCGACCAGGTCCTTCTCCTGGGAAGACCAGGCTTTCCCACGGGAGCTGTGTTTGCCTTTCCTTTCACACTAGTCTAGGACCTTCTGGGGACAGGTCCTTATGCTGGTGTCCTCGGTCATGCCAGCACCCAAAACAGGGCCTGCCTCAGAGAGGATGGGTAAGGAATGCGGAGCAAATAAATGAAGACTCCATCCTGGAGATGAACTGGTCCAGTTCTCTTTTATAGATCAGGAAGTCAAGGTCACCCTCCAAGTTAAGGACATTGCTGGGAGCAGAGTGCAGGCGTCCCGAGGGCCCTGACCATGCTCACTGATGGGCATGCACCTGGAGGGGGGTGTGCAGGCTCTGGCTGGTAGTCTGAGGGAACCCGATCTTTTCACAGAGCTGTGGGCCCCAGTGGGGAGAGCTGGCTCATGAGAGCAACAGGTCCTCTAGACCCTCTGATGGCAGCAGCAGGTGGGCATACCCTTGAATAGGGAGCAGTGATGCTGGGCTAGGGGCTGGGGCCCACGGTGCCAGGAGTGAGATTCTCGCCCTCGTCAATCAAGGTCAGGTTTACAGCCAGTGGGAGAAGCAACCATGTCTCGGCGGGCGGGGGCGATCTAAGCCCCAGGCTCCTGTGGCAGCCATGACACCTGCCGCTATAAAGGTGGGTTGGGCTGAGCAGAAAGGGAGCTGGTTGGGCATCAGGGAATCTGAGTTTTGGCTCCACATGGGCTAGTGCGTGCTGAGCCACCTTTGGGTGGATTACTTCATCTTTCTGGGTTTAGCTCACCTCTGAGGGGATTTAGATCATCCTGAAGATCCAGGTCAGGGCCAATGCCTAAGACTCagtgaccacccccacccccaaacagtCCCTTCAGAATTGGAGATGGGAAACCAAGTGAGGCTATGGACCGCGGCTTTGGCAGAAGGCAGCTGACTTCGTGTAATACCCATGGGTTTCCAGAGTTGCTGTTCTCACTCCTATCTCAGCCTGCCATCTGGGCCACCCACAGAATGAGCAAGGGGCCTCCCCCAGGCCGATGGATGACTTCTCTCTCACAACCAGCTGTGATGTCTGGGCTAAGCTGGAGGAGGCTGGTTTGGGTGGCAATGAACCACTCTATCAGGAGACACTGCTGGAACGGAGCAGGTGGGCCAGGGCTCCATGTTGGCTTTTAAAGACAGTAATATGATTGTCTTTCAATCATAAAAACGATTATTGAGTGCCAATGTGCCAAGTACTGTTCTAAACACACTTTGTATATTTTAACTCACTTACTTATCTCCACAGTCCTATGAGCTAAGTATTTTTGGTATCtctagtttacagatgaggaaaccaaggcacagacaGAGTAGGTagctggcccaaggtcacacagctagtaagcgaGGCAGTGGGATTCAAATCTGGGAATCCTGACACGGGAATCCTTATTCCTTCTGTTTGCTATATGTGGTTGTCAAAATGATCCCCAAGGAGAAAGAAGCAGGAGAAACTTGGGGAATGATCGGAATGTGGCTCCCACATGAACTTTTGTATAAGCTTGAGTTCCTCCAGGGCTTATGTACAGAAAAAAGTACCTATGACCAAACTCAAACCCGATAGGGTGACCTAGACCTTCATGAAGACAGTTTGGAAGATCTTTAAAATGCTAAGATAACCTGAAGGGCCTTTTCAGAGCTACTAACAGAGAACAGAAGCTACAAGCTCAGTACAGTCAAGAACTTCCTTGGAGCACTGTCCAAAGATAGGTTGGGTTGTACCAAGAGGGGGTGAGCTCCCCATCACGGGAGATATGCAAGCAgtagccagagagagagaggtgtaaTTGTAGCAAGGCATCAAGCAGTGGGCCATGCAGTTAATATTAACGCACCAGATTGGCGCACTTCTGGCAGGAAATCTGCCAGTGAATCTGTTGAGTTATTCCGAGAAAAAGTTTGCAGGTTTCAGCTCATTTTATGAAAGCGGCATTTTAAGCAAAAGACTGCTGAACTCCATTAAGCTAAATTAACTCTTACTTTTTCGTAAATGGCCTTTTAGTATACAGTCATTAAAGCGGGGAGGCAGCCCAGATCATTTGAAAGGGCTCTGGAGTGAGGTCTAATTTTGACTCCAGGCTCCGCCATGTCCCGTGCAGCCCTGTACAGgttacctaacttctctgtgcGTTGGcattctcatccataaaatggtgATGTAGTACCCTAACTTTCAAGGTGGTTGTGAGGATGAAAGTGAAGTCTAGCACACCACTTGGCCCACAGCAGGTGCACAAGAAGCTGTAAGCATGAATATAAGTATAAAAGCATTTTGGGAGTAGACGTAGCCAGCAAGATACACAGGAGAGCAAATCAATCATGATTTGCCACTTTATGGCAAAAGTGGAAATCTCATTTAGGGACGTCCGTAGACTGACAGGACAGTCAGAGAATACATCTGGGAAACAATCCTGTGAAGCATATCCAGCCGAGCTAAGGACAAACTCAGTGCACAAATTTCACTCAATGATAAAAGAGGAGGATGCAAACACAGGAGAAGTTCCAGAACAcagttttgttcatttatctgTAAGATGAATTTAGTTTAGTGGATTTATGCCTGATTTGAGCAAAGCATCTGGCCTGAAGACACActgatgaacattttaaaatttgcagtCACTTTTACGGCCTtctttcctcaaatatttggaagaagaaaaattgagtCTCTGGAGTCAGATCTAAGTGCAAATTCTGGGTTTGCCAAATATCTACCATATATGGCCTTGACTTCTCTCACCCCTGACCCTTGGGTCCCTCACCTATAGAGAGGGGATGGTCCTCCTGCCTCATAAGTAGAAATAACCACTGACTGGATTCAAGGGcccagcacagcgcctggcacactGAGGCTACTCAATCGACAGAACAATGTCAATCGGCCAACATGGCACGGCCGGGGTCCTTAGGCTGGCCTTATCAGGGTATGGAGCTGTTTGGGTATCTGAAGCAAAGTTGGAACCATCAAATTTCCAATTTCCTGAACTTGCAGGGGTCACTCTATGGCTCCTGGAGCAGCCTCAGATCAGAGGCAATGGAGGAGTACGTGTGAACCCTTAGGGAAAGGTGCTGCCATGCAGCACAGCTGTGAGTGATCTTGCCCCCTACTGGTGACGGGGAGCATTGCAGCCAACACTTCCTTTTCCAGCCAGCTggtggaaaagaatgaagaatgttTGTGCCAAATTCTAGAAACTCTGGGAATGGGAAGATTCTGAGTGGTAACCAGAGAATGGAAATAGCAGCTGTAGAGaataagaaaagcaggaaaaggctGACAGGACAAGGAAGGAACGTGGGCAGTGGCATAAAGTTTTGAAATTGCTGCAGACTTTCCCATCAGCCAAGGTTTCCGATTCAGtcttttggagatttttttttttttttttttttgtcctgactCAGATGGTGTCTTTGCTTTTACAATAGAAGCTACTAATGGGAAAGCAGGATCACTTTAAAGCTTACTTTATCGAAATGTATCTAGTCTGACAATGAGGGACACACAAAGAAAcccaataaatatgttttctcatACGGTGGTCAGTCACAGCTGACAGAGAGGAAATCTGCCCACTCGTTCTGCTCTAGTGATGCAAATAGAACTTGAGGAGAGTGTGCCTTTAAAAGCTCAGCACAGGCTTCAGCAATACAGCAAGGAGAAGGAGAACAAGGCAGACTTACCTCTGTCATGCGGGGCTTGCGGGAGCTGGATGGCACAAGCCTTCCTGTCTCAGGATGCGGAGCTGTGGCCATGGTATATGTTTCTTTGCTCACCTTCTGCTTAGACCTCAGGAGGGACAAAGCAGCTTTAGTGGAAACCCCCGGAAGGTTGGGGTTGTACAAACTTATGCACCAACCAGCGTAAACAGAGGACCTCCTATCTGCATGCTGGATGTGATTTGGCTTAATGTAGTTTAAATAGCACCAACTGACATTAGTGGTCGTGTGGAGGCTGGGGAACTGCAGTACCTTCTTTGAGTCCGTACCTTCTTGCGACTTGGCTGGTCTGGGGGACGTTTCTGACAGAGGCAGCGAGCTGGAAGGTGCCAGTGGAGGGAGGTCAGGTTGTTCCTTGGAATCTTCTTTCTTCACACTCAGTGAGGGCAGCCCTCTTCGGTGAGGCTTAGTGGATGGCTGGGCATATTCCTTCAAAGCCTCTGAGCCTGGGGCCGTCACATGGGACAACGAGGAGTGAGGAAGGGGACTGATTTCCTTTGGGTCAGACGGATCTGAGGATAGGCTGGACAGTGTTTCTAGCTCCCTCCTGGCCTGGCCCTGGCTGCCCAAGTGGGATTTCTCCGGCCTCTTGCCGTCCTCCGTGCTGGTGAGCACCACGCTGCATGGTTTTACCAGCTCAAGTTTTTCATCTGCCTTGGAAGCCTCCTCTTCCTTCACCCTTTTTTGCTGCTGGGTTTCCATGGTAAGTTCAAGGCTGCCAGCTGGTGAAAGGACACGTTTGCTCCCCCCAACCGTTGAAGAACTCCCCTCCGGGGTCAGGACACTCTCCGAGGACAAGGAGGCGCCTTTTCTTTCGGGCAATGTCACAGGCACTCTCAAGTATGGAGTCGGGAAACCTCTGCTCTGCTCTTCGCTCACCCCAGCCGACCCAGGCCGGACCTCGTACACATCCGTCCCACACACAGTTGTCCCTTTGCACGGGGGCTCCTCAAACTTGGGAAGAGTCACGGTTGTTGAGCTGCTCTGGGACTGGGTGACCAGGATCTGGGACAGGGTGGTGTACATGGCACTCCCGTAGGACGGCATGTTGGTCTGAATGCGGACGGGCACAACCAGGGATACCATGGTGTCTGGGCAGGCGGGCAGGGTCAGTGGGGGGGCTGATGTGGGTGCCGAGCAGCTGGCCGGGGGAGCCACGGGGGACAGCTGGACATCGCTGCTGTACTCTGTGCTGGGGGAGAGGCCGGCGGTTCCCGTTGCCAGCGGGGCCGGGCTGGTTTTGATCTGGGGCAGATGGCTCTCCACGTCGCCGGGGAGCGGAAGCGAGAACTGGGATTGCAGAGGCAGGAAAAATCCAGAAGAGAGTGCCGACGAGGCAGGGTACGGCACGGGAAGAAACGAAGGGGGCTGCCGGAAGGGGAGGCTGGCTGGGTGAGgcatgagctgggggaggtgGAGCTGGCCCGGGTGCAGAACGGtgggctggaggggaagtggaggGGCTTGAAATAAGGAGGGAGGAAGCGGCGGCATGGAGTACGGGGCGGAGAGGAGGCTGGACATGGCCTGGGTGGAGAAGAATTCTGAAGACTGTCCTGGCTCGTGCTGCAAGAGGGgctggaaggagaagagggagacggGTGGGGGCAGGTAGGGTTTCTCATGCAGGGGGAGCTGGGCAACGGGGTGGTGGAACGCCTGCAGAGCTTCTGTGTAGGGCGGAGTGGACCCCAGCTGGGGTCTGTCCTGCCCCTGGCTCTTGCCTCCCGGGTGCCCGCTGTGCGAGGTGGCCGCTGAGGAAATCTGGGGCAGTGAGCTTTTGGCGGAAGGCTTACTGCATGAGGGCTTTGGTTCCTCGCTCTCCTGTCGTCCCTTGGGGGCGGCCTCTGGCTCAGTTTCTGGAGGCCTGCTCAGAGAGGCCTGTCTCACCAAAaagcatttccttctctctggcgGGGCTGTGGGGGCCGCCGGGGCAGCGGGAGCCGCTGGGGCCGGCGCCGAAGAGCCTGTCAGGGACAAGCTGCCGTAGTCGAATGATTTGCTGCGTGTCTCGGTCATGTGGGCGGAGTGGGAAATgttggggctctgctctgaggcTGACCTCCGCATCTCTCGGGCGTGCGGGTGGTGGCTGGGGACGGTCAGCATGTGGGTGCCCAAGGGTTTGGGGCGCGTGTCGGACGAGAGCCCGGGGGCCTCGGCTTTCCCGTGGTCATCCCTCTCGAAGGAGGCGGAGCGGCTGGACCCGCTCAGAGAGACACCGCTCTCCTGGCTGGGGCTGCGAGACAGGGGCGCGGAGGACTCGAAGCTGGACTCCCCCGATGACTGGGCCATCTCTGCCAGGCGCAGCCTCTTCTTCTTAGGGGGCAGCTTCTCTGCCGGGAGCTGGGCGAGCGTCTGGCTGCGCTGGGGCCACTGGAATCCCTCTGTCTTCTCGGGCTCCTTGGGAGGTGGCTCAGGCTCCGTGTCTGGCCGGTCGGGCTCCTCCGTCACCAGGATCTCGGGGACCTGGATGTTGGGCTGGCGGACCAGCCTGGGCTGCAGGGAGTGGGCGGAGCGTCCGtgtggggcgggcgggggcgagGAGAACGGGGCCGGGGGCTTGTCTTCCCCTTCCAGGCCGCTGGGCTGCTCCAGGGAGTCGGACTTCTCGAAGGAGCTGGTGTGCTGGATGACGGAAATTTCTTTGGACGTtgttctcctctccttccccgaCTCGAGACCAGGCCCTGGCTTGGGAGTCCTCGGCGGGAAGCCCGCGGGTCCCTCCAGGGAGGGCACTGACTTACTCGGTTCTGCTGGTGACTTGGTGGACTCCGGGGGAAGGTTCCGAGCAGCATCGGACGGCCCGGGGCTGCCAAACTGACTTTTAGTCGACTCAAAGGCAGGCGGCTCTTCCTCATCCCCGaggctcttctccttcctcctcttcctcagcgGAGTGAGCTCCAAGGTGGTCCCCAGCTTGTAATGCATCATCTGGGACCAGGGCTCGTGCTCAGCCTGACTCTTTTCGGCTTCTGGGGACACGTGAGCACCTGCAGAGACGGGCTTTGTGATCTGCAGCTCCGAGCAGTAGTACTTCCTGTGGGCTTCGTAATTGTCCCTTTTCTTGTACCGAGCACCGCATATGTTACATTCATAGATCACCCCTTTCGTTTTCAAGCCCTTCTTGGTCTTTTTGGTGAGGTCACTTTCCTTGGGTTCCGGCTCGTCCGCGGGTTTGGAGGCTGTGTCTTTGCTACTGGGCCCGGCCTCCTCGGAACTGTACTCCCCTCCCAAAGGTAGTTCGATGGCCGGCTGGCGCTTGAGCATCCGGGGGTGGGAGGTAAGCACTTGAGTGCTGCGGCTCAGGGCTTCGGACTCGGTGACGTGGTCGTCGAACGAGTAGCTACCTCGGAAGGTGTGATGGGGGGTACTGAGGGTGCAGGTGGCGGAAGGCATTGAGTGGCTTCTCAGCAGAGGCACAGGGGGGGTGGTGCTGGGCGGGTGCTGGAGGCTCAGCAGTGATTGTTCGGGCTTCGTCGTTTTCTCGCCGTGGGACGACAGGGGCTCCCGGTAGAGGCTGGACTTGGGGGACTCCATGCTGCTGCGCCTGGACAGCGAGCTCCTCCTCGGCTTCACGCTGTCTATCTCGCTGGTGTCCACCACGGCCTCGTTGATGGTGATGAGCTTGGTGATGTGCTCTATGACCTGCGTCCGGGGCACAGACAAAGGCACCAGGCTGGGCTTGTCTTCGGTGGACAGCGGCAGGAGGGGCTGCGTGGACGTGGCCGTCAGCATGGCGGTCCGCTGCCCGATCCGCCCGCACTTGCCGAAGATGATCTCGGCATAGGACCTGGCGTTGGTGTTCGGGGGGCTGACCTGCTGCTCGGCGCTCTCAGAGCGGGAGAAATATCCAGACTCCGTGCTTCCTTTGCTGCCCGGGCTCAGAAACGCCTGCTCGTCCATCACCTTTTTCCTCTCACTCAAGCGGAGGGCCAGCTTCTGCTTTATCGTGTGGGTGTCTTCGGGTTTCTGGCTCAGGGGGTGTTCGGAGGAGGGTTCCGAGAACGGGGTGGGGTCCTCGAGCGACGGGGCTGAGCTGGACTGGGACAAGGAACAGCGGTCGTGACTGGAGCCCTGGCTCCCAGAGCTGTACAAGCCACTGGACAGGAGGGGGTGCTTGGGCCTGGGGGAGAGCTCTGTGGGGTGGGCAGACGTGgtgcctgtttcctcttctgagtCTGTGCTTTCCCCCTCGGTGGGCTCCTCGAACTCCTCCCCCGGGATCCTCTCCATCTCCAGCCCCGAGGGGTACATCTCGCCGCCCACCCCGGAGGCCAGGCCGGCTTTGATGCGGTGGGCGTGGGACTTCCTGTGCTTGTACAGGTTACTCTTGGTCTTGAAGGAGAAGCCGCAGGGGCCGCAGGGGTAGGGCCTCTCGCCCGTGTGCGAGCGGATGTGTTTCTGGAGCACGCTGGGCTTGGCGCAGGGCCGGCTACAGTACTGGCATATGTACTTGCCGGGCTTCTGCGGCTTCCTCTCCTTCTTGGGCGCCTCTTCTGGGGGCTTCAAGGTGACCTGGGAGGGACGGGGCACAAAGACTTTGGGGATGCCAGGCAGGTCCTCGGGGGGGATGATGGAAGCGTGGGAAGGCAGGAGCTGGCTTGGAGGATGGAGCCCAGGGGTCACGAAGGAGCTTGAGGGTCCAGGTCTCATGGGGTCGACCAGCTGCCACGCGGACCCCTCCAGGAGATGCTCCGGTTTGCCGGGCGACATGAATGCTGGTGTCAGAGGGTGCTGCGGAAGCTTCGAGATGGGGACGGAGGTTTCAATGGAGGACCTCTTAGGGCCTGTTTTCTCCTGAGAGCCTTCCCTAAGAACCGACGAGGGGCCCGGGAAGGGCTGCGGGGCGAGGAGCTCTTGGAGGGGGCCCTCTGGGGTGGCAGTCGTGCCGCTGCCTGGGTACGGGGCACTGGACGAAACACTGGCCTGCACGGCCTCTCCTTTGGTCAGCCGCTTCCGGGGACTTCCCTCAGCCTTCTTGGTGCCCTTGACACTTTGTTCAGGATCCATGACCTCCACAGAGACTTCAGATGCTATTCAGGGAGGGTCGGGGCAGGCTGCATTTATGAATAATCCAAGTGTCCCAAGGAGGCGTCTGGCTTTGGCCACATTGGTCAAGAGCTGCCGGAAGCCAAACCCAAGATGGGCtttgggagttttgttttttgtttattttattttttttgcgaGTGTCACTGGCTGCGAGCGGACTCGGAGGAGGTCATCGGGGCCCAAACTATTCACACTGGTGAGGCATGGCCCTCTACTTCGAAGACAGAAAATGCGCCAGCACTTTCTGCCTGAATGTCTGTCCTGGAAACGTCATGAAGGATGTCAACGTTGCCATCCTAGTGTTTCAGTTGGCAGTGGCAAATGGCCACCCACGAGTCCCCTGTGTGCTATGCGAACGGTTGGAGGCTGGAGACATCTGTGTGCACGGCCCGATCATCCCTGGTCCCCGCACTAGACAAGCCACGCTGGGTGCCTCGGGCAGCTCCGGCCGGCCCCTGCTCCCCTCTGGTCCCGTGTTGGAGATCAGTGGCCGCAGAGGGGAATTCACGCTCTTCTGTTTgacaaaagcacacacacagaaatacacacacaagaGAAGAGACAGTTACTGCAACTTATCCACGGCCCGTGCAGCGGGAGTCTGTGAGATGTGCTGATATCCCTACTAGGTTAACCAGGGAGGTTCGACCAGAAGTCACAGCCCCTGACTCTAAGCACCCAAGCAATGGTCCGAACCTCCCTCACCCGCATTCACGGTGGCGTTGGGTGACTTGAATGTCACCTGTGGTGTTCCGCAAACTGCAGGgcagttggggaggggaggcctcTGAGGCAGGGTCAGCTTGCGAAGCCTCAGCTGCCCaagctgtaaaatgggataatatcaAGTCCTGCGCCTCAACTGTGCTTCAGGGCCGTGATGGAGTCCAACATGTTAGTGGATATAGATGCCACGAGACAAAGGTGGGTTTGTCCTACAGCTGGTCCTCCTGTGGTGCAGGGGGAGGTGCCGGTGTGTTATTCGGGGATGAGCTTTCCAAGGGATAGGTTTTTCCCGGGTTAGCGttattctctctctggccctgggctctgaaGGTGGCCAGGAGGGGCACCATTCACGGCTTGCATCTCCCTTGCTGACCCAAGCCTGGGTTTCATGCTGAAGGTAAAACCACCACCCCAGGCTGTGGAGGCTCACAGTCTAACATGGCCATGACTACTCCATCAAGAAATAGCTAGGAGGATCATTCTGGCAGGTTCCTCCAGTTTTTCCTACAGTcaaagaggaaagggagatgTGGTCCGTCACAGAGTCCCtacaggcagagaggaagaaatatCTAAGTTCTTTGCAGGAAGCAAAGTCTTGCTTGAAAACAGCTTTTTCATGTGCACTTCAGACAGGGGCAGTGAATGGTGCACAAGGTCCCCTCCGTCTTCAAATGACACCCCCCCCGGCCAACAGGGTGACTGACTTTTGCCAACAGAAGGTCACAACGCAGCCAGGGCTGTTCTTTGAGCAAGTCAAAGGCCTCCTGTAACTCAGGCAGAGGAGGCATCCTCACAGGGCAGGCTGAGTGTGGGGAAGGCAGACGAGTCTCGTTTCTCATATCACCATCAGTAGGGTGGCCAGGTAAGATATCACCCAAACTGGggcatttttgagagtgaaagaggcACTATTACCAACTACGGAGCAGCAATGGGAACCAACCAGGGCTGTCCCAGGCAAGCCGGAACAATGGTTCCCTTATAATCAATAGTCACCTTTGTGACTCAAATCAGGCACAAGCGCTGTCTCAGGGTGTCTGCTGCAAACTTTTCAGCTTTGCTCTGGGGGCTGAAATCCCACTATGGCCTCCTAATGGATTCTTAGAGATTGGGTGTCTAGTCAAATCCCATCACTTGACACATGAAGAGGTTGAGGCTAGAAGGATAATGTGATTTTCCCTTAATCGTGCACAGGGATGGCAAGAGGGGCCAGAACACCCTGTGCCTCCCAACCCCTGGTCAGGGCTCGTCCCTCAATGAATAAACGCCCTCTATGCCTTCTGCGGCTCAATGGACACAGCAGTCTATGGCTCCATGTTCTATGAAAGCAATGGCTTGGCCCCAAGGGGCATGGCCATATCCCTGGAGAGTATCTGCAGGTGTCTAGAGGCTTAACAGCAAAGGAGGTCTTCCAGCTTTCACTATGACCTTGCTGTGGCTGCtggaaaggagaaatggggagCCCAGCGAAGGCTGAGAAGACCACCATGATGGCATTACCCAGGGCCTTGCCTATCTAACCTAAGTTAGGACGAGGCAGAGAGGTCATTTGCAGTGCAGACAGAGAACTATTCTCCTGGCTGGATCTCCTGGGCCTGGTTGCACCTGGTGGGGACCCTTGGGTGCTGTGTGTGGATCATAAAGGGTCTACTATACTTACTGTTTCTATTGACCCATTCATGCAAGGATGTCAAAGCATCCCCCAAATACTAGCTACTGTTAAGTTTTGCTTCTTCCGGTGGATGGATGGAACCCTGTGGCATGACTGAGTCTGAGCGGGGGGTCAGTTGGCCAAGGAGGACACTAACATTGTTGAGCCCTATGgtcctcccttctctccagggGTAGGTGGGGAAGCATCCCAATGGCTGAGGTTTGGAGCAGCTTGCAGGCCAGGTAGGAGGGGTGGGTGGATGAGGAAGACAGTTAGGTGACTGTTGTGTCATCAGGTGACTCACTGGGCCAGCACTACATGCCCAGGGTCAGCAGCCAGCCTCTACCTGTGAGCTGGGCCTGGTGCTTTTATAGAGAGGGCCCTTCTGCCTGCACTCTCTGAGGGAGGAGCAACCAGGGCATGTCCACACCATGGAGTCAGTAAGGCCTGTGAGGCGGAAGGCCCATCCTTTCCCTCTTCAGCAGGGTACCTGAGCCACGGGGGACGAtgaccagtgcagagccctcacTTGCCCTCAGGCTCCTGGGCCAGTGCTCTGTGCTGCCTTGATTGTACCTCATGACAGGTCTGCGTTGCTTAATACaaggggcagtgggagggggcagctggAACCGCGGGTATAGACATGGGGCAAACCTTCGAGAACTAAGAAGGCTTCAGTCTTGGAATGGACTGCAATTCAGACTGGCATGAAcactttcttaacattttaactCCTTTAGAAGGtccatgtcttttatttttttagtgtttcatttattttttgagagagagagagagagagagagagagagcacaagttggggaggggcagagagagaggaggacagagaatctgaagcaggctctgtgctgacaggctgacagcagtgagcccgacacggggctcaaactcataaactacaagatcatgatctgagccaaaggcagatgctcagctggctgagccacccaggcacccctagaaggaCAAGTTCTAATCACTGCGACCAAGTGACACCAAGAAAATGGTTCTTTTATCCCTTCTATGCTGAGGGTAtgtgtaaaattttaatataaacttgAAGTAACAGAGAAAAAAGCAGCTTCTCCAGAGAACTGGTACTTATCAAAGTCATGACATAAGGTCAGAGGCAGAGGGTTTTGCTGACAGGGTCCAGG
The window above is part of the Prionailurus bengalensis isolate Pbe53 chromosome C1, Fcat_Pben_1.1_paternal_pri, whole genome shotgun sequence genome. Proteins encoded here:
- the HIVEP3 gene encoding transcription factor HIVEP3 isoform X2 translates to MDPEQSVKGTKKAEGSPRKRLTKGEAVQASVSSSAPYPGSGTTATPEGPLQELLAPQPFPGPSSVLREGSQEKTGPKRSSIETSVPISKLPQHPLTPAFMSPGKPEHLLEGSAWQLVDPMRPGPSSSFVTPGLHPPSQLLPSHASIIPPEDLPGIPKVFVPRPSQVTLKPPEEAPKKERKPQKPGKYICQYCSRPCAKPSVLQKHIRSHTGERPYPCGPCGFSFKTKSNLYKHRKSHAHRIKAGLASGVGGEMYPSGLEMERIPGEEFEEPTEGESTDSEEETGTTSAHPTELSPRPKHPLLSSGLYSSGSQGSSHDRCSLSQSSSAPSLEDPTPFSEPSSEHPLSQKPEDTHTIKQKLALRLSERKKVMDEQAFLSPGSKGSTESGYFSRSESAEQQVSPPNTNARSYAEIIFGKCGRIGQRTAMLTATSTQPLLPLSTEDKPSLVPLSVPRTQVIEHITKLITINEAVVDTSEIDSVKPRRSSLSRRSSMESPKSSLYREPLSSHGEKTTKPEQSLLSLQHPPSTTPPVPLLRSHSMPSATCTLSTPHHTFRGSYSFDDHVTESEALSRSTQVLTSHPRMLKRQPAIELPLGGEYSSEEAGPSSKDTASKPADEPEPKESDLTKKTKKGLKTKGVIYECNICGARYKKRDNYEAHRKYYCSELQITKPVSAGAHVSPEAEKSQAEHEPWSQMMHYKLGTTLELTPLRKRRKEKSLGDEEEPPAFESTKSQFGSPGPSDAARNLPPESTKSPAEPSKSVPSLEGPAGFPPRTPKPGPGLESGKERRTTSKEISVIQHTSSFEKSDSLEQPSGLEGEDKPPAPFSSPPPAPHGRSAHSLQPRLVRQPNIQVPEILVTEEPDRPDTEPEPPPKEPEKTEGFQWPQRSQTLAQLPAEKLPPKKKRLRLAEMAQSSGESSFESSAPLSRSPSQESGVSLSGSSRSASFERDDHGKAEAPGLSSDTRPKPLGTHMLTVPSHHPHAREMRRSASEQSPNISHSAHMTETRSKSFDYGSLSLTGSSAPAPAAPAAPAAPTAPPERRKCFLVRQASLSRPPETEPEAAPKGRQESEEPKPSCSKPSAKSSLPQISSAATSHSGHPGGKSQGQDRPQLGSTPPYTEALQAFHHPVAQLPLHEKPYLPPPVSLFSFQPLLQHEPGQSSEFFSTQAMSSLLSAPYSMPPLPPSLFQAPPLPLQPTVLHPGQLHLPQLMPHPASLPFRQPPSFLPVPYPASSALSSGFFLPLQSQFSLPLPGDVESHLPQIKTSPAPLATGTAGLSPSTEYSSDVQLSPVAPPASCSAPTSAPPLTLPACPDTMVSLVVPVRIQTNMPSYGSAMYTTLSQILVTQSQSSSTTVTLPKFEEPPCKGTTVCGTDVYEVRPGSAGVSEEQSRGFPTPYLRVPVTLPERKGASLSSESVLTPEGSSSTVGGSKRVLSPAGSLELTMETQQQKRVKEEEASKADEKLELVKPCSVVLTSTEDGKRPEKSHLGSQGQARRELETLSSLSSDPSDPKEISPLPHSSLSHVTAPGSEALKEYAQPSTKPHRRGLPSLSVKKEDSKEQPDLPPLAPSSSLPLSETSPRPAKSQEGTDSKKVLQFPSLHTTTNVSWCYLNYIKPNHIQHADRRSSVYAGWCISLYNPNLPGVSTKAALSLLRSKQKVSKETYTMATAPHPETGRLVPSSSRKPRMTEVHLPSLVSPEGQKDLARVQKSEEKRGKPEEDAPASKRGEPARIKIFEGGYKSNEEYVYVRGRGRGKYVCEECGIRCKKPSMLKKHIRTHTDVRPYVCKHCHFAFKTKGNLTKHMKSKAHSKKCQETGVLEELEAEEGTSDDPFQDSEGREGSEAVAEHQFSDLEDSDSDSDLDEDEDEDEEESQDEPSGPASEAPPPGPPATLPADSSPVPGPQPPDATSGDQATRGSSVLEAERSAAGSCSTSSQSIPCLPRLGPAPPGPVEKDTGSALSSKAVSPRRPWSPSKEAGSRPALTHKHSLTKSDSSPQRHPPAGEPQASAPSPPGPQPGPLPCGSPRLELSPLTLRPLGRELPPRVHPPPERKGAPDTGPPRHSPTRRRSPGQAESPPRSALPGKWALAGPGSPSAGERGPGSGLAPRAPYPPLPLPHKLLGRSPETCASTWKAASRSPSCSPGPAHPPSSRPFSAPHDFHGHTPARTEENIFSHLPLHSQHLTRAPCPLIPIGGIQMVQARPGAHPTLLPGPTATWVSGFSGGGSDLTGAREAQERGRWSPTESSSASVSPVAKVSKFTLSSELEGREYPKERERTSGGLGRPPDWEPRVAEVPAEPVPTHSPRTPPEASPRLSHGRRPESWSPRLESPRTPANPVASAASPLDRSSSVGCLAEASAHFPARRRNLSGEPRTSQGSPEPSGSGGPGAPPHQPKDRGPPST